In the genome of Xenopus tropicalis strain Nigerian chromosome 10, UCB_Xtro_10.0, whole genome shotgun sequence, the window aaatattttaatggtTTAAGCAGTAGTCCACAGGTTATCTGAACAATGTGCATGCTGTATTCCGACTACTGTAGTAACTTTCTGAACTCTTTGGTCTATGATTCTTACTCATAAGAACAGGACAGACAGAGAGGCATCCTGAGGTCAGACGGCATGACAGCTGAAGACATCAGAGGATATATCATGAGTAGATTGTGGTTTCTTGACTCACTTATTGCTTCCACCCTCATTAAAGACTATTATTTCAGAGCTGAAACCATTGCCCATGTTATGAAACCATACAAAGAGGCCCAGGCAGAGACTGGCCATGAGCACAGCAACCCCTGCTGGTAATGTCCTCTCCTGCCAGGATCTCATTATCTGAACACTCATCTAAATCACATGTGGAAGCAACTTCTGCCCAGGCCTCTTCTGTGGCCTCCACTGTCCAGATAGGGATACTGACTTTCATCTGCATGTCATGCAACATTCTCTCCATGTGTTCGATCTGCCCAGCGAGGTCTGGAGAGCAGGGTCTCTCTGTTCGCTGCTGGTTCTCGTGCATTCTGCTGCTGCTGGGTGACTTAATGTTCCTAGCCCTGTAGGCCACCTCAGAGGTCTTGCCAATCACCCCTGTGTTCACAAGTCTCTTGCGCCGACCATGAAGTGGGAAAAGCTGGCAAAGGTGGTGGGCTTTGCACAAATCCTGCTGGAAGAACTCAAGCGTTGAAAGGAAGAGAACCCAAATGCGTTCCAGCTCAACGCGGTCTTCTTGGCTAACCCCCTCATTCATTAGCAAGACCATCAGCGTATTGCTCAGATCTACAGTAAGCACAATTGTGAAATTTAAAGATATGTAGAACTGCATGGAACACGACTTAGAATTAACTTTTTCTTGGATAGATAATGGAGATCTACAAATCACATGCACCCGCTATACCCAACCAGCTACAGCTCCTCTTGTGCA includes:
- the rgs9bpl gene encoding regulator of G-protein signaling 9-binding protein, with the protein product MAAPEVSSAGPNMLHPNSRTLTLRGKRGHAAEDSSQGAVSDCKKMHSSLNKVTACYRQLVLCVGGTSDCTRLREELEESRKKAFDLSTDLSNTLMVLLMNEGVSQEDRVELERIWVLFLSTLEFFQQDLCKAHHLCQLFPLHGRRKRLVNTGVIGKTSEVAYRARNIKSPSSSRMHENQQRTERPCSPDLAGQIEHMERMLHDMQMKVSIPIWTVEATEEAWAEVASTCDLDECSDNEILAGEDITSRGCCAHGQSLPGPLCMVS